TCAATGCAGTCGCGGCGGACACACACAACGAGGCTCACCGGCTGTTCACGTCGGTTCAGCAGGCGTTCTTGAACCTGGTTCGCGGAACACCCGGGCTACTCCCACCCCCGGTCGAGTCGATGGACGGCCTGTGGTCGCCGATCGAACGGGCGCACGTTGAGCGCATGACATTGTGCTCCGCAGTCGGTTCCCCGGATGTGGTGCAACGCGGGCTGGAAGCAATTGCCGAATCGACTGGGGCGGATGAACTGATCGTGACGGGACAAATCTACGACCACACCGCCCGATTGCGATCGTTCGAGTTGGTCGCGGAAATGCAACGCGAGAAATAGCCAACGAACTGGCGCAGGCAAGTCGCGTAGTTCCCACTCTCGAGGACGTGTAAGCACACGCGCGAACCTCAGTGATGTGATGCGTGTCTGCATCGGATCGTTCATTTCGCCCAACTCGCACGGTAACAAGTATGCAGCTCGCGTCTTATCGGTCGCCGAAAACAGTTGTCAGACAAAGCAGAATCGTTGGTCGGGGGTTGTTCGCGACTGAGCCGATCGTTCGCGATGAAATCGTGTGCGTAAAGGGTGGCCACCTACTCGACAAGACGAGTCTGGAGCGTCTTAAAGCGGTCGTGAACGACGCCGATATGCAGATCGCTGACGACCTGTTTCTTGCACCGACAACGGCCGAGGAATTCGAGTCGGTGATGATGTTCCTGAACCACTCGTGCGAACCGAACGTGGGCGTGCAGGGACAGATCGCGTTCGTTGCGATGCGGGACGTGGCCGCGGGTGAAGAACTGACATTGGACTACGCCACAATCGACCACGACGCCGAACCGATGCCGTGTCGGTGTGGAGCCTCAACCTGTCGCAGACTGGTGACGGGAAGGGACTGGCAACTCCCGGCCCTTCAGCGAAAATACGAGGGTTATTTTGCGTGGCACTTGCAACGACGAATGCGAATTGGGCAGTAACATAGGCACCGATTGGTACGAGAACGGTCTTTTATCGCACCCGTTTCAACAGCCCGAATGATGAGAATCGACGTCAAATTTGGCGAACACCGCCGGCTAACAAGTTGTGCGCGAAACCGAGTGTAGGCTCACGGTTCAGCCAAGACCGTCGACAGAGCGAATGATTATATTTGTTAGTTGAGTTGACACGTCTTAATCGGAGCCGGCAAGTTCATAGGTATTTCGGTTGGATGACCAACTCACATCCGGGTCGTTAACTCGCGACTCGCGGGTGCCTCGCACCGGGTTCGTAGCTGCAAGTCAGTGATATCCGTATTTCGCCCAATCATTTCATTTTATCGTAGGGGGTCGCCATGCGCCTGGGGACCAAGACAGCCCGAGGGTTCACGTTAATCGAACTCTTGGTGGTGATCGCGATCATCGCGATCCTGATCGGTTTGCTGTTACCAGCCGTGCAGAAGGTCCGCGAAGCCGCGGCCCGAATGAGGTGCTCTAACAATCTCAAACAGATCGGGTTGGCGTACCACAACCACGAGAGCACGTTCGGCTACTTCCCGACGGCCGGCGGCCGATGGTGGGATCCGGCCAACGGCCCGATCCCGGCCAAGTCCGCGGTCAGCCCGCCGGCCCTCGACCTGACAACCCAGTTGGCCGGGTGGCAGTTCCAGATCCTCCCCTATATCGAGCAAACGAACCTCTGGAAATTGTCGCCGGTGTCGAACTCAGCAGCCGATCAGACGCTCGGCCGGAACGCGGCGATCGACAAAGTTGTGGTCCCGACGTACTCTTGCGCGAGCCGCGGGCTCCAACCGTACTCCAGCCTTAACGAATCCGGTCGGATGATCTTTCGGGCCGACTACGTGAGCAGCTACGGTACGTCATACGAGTACGACAACCCGCACAACGGAATGGACGTCGACAACTTCGAGGGGCGCCTGAGTGTCACCGGGGTCACGGACGGGACGTCGAACACACTCATGGTCGGCGAGAAGTACATCCCGATCAACCGGTACCAGAGCGACGACTGGGGGAGCGACCCGATCACCCGGGGGCACGGGTGGGGCGTGTGCCGGCGGACCTGGGATCTGCCGATCCCGGACAACATCGGGCAGCGCGACACCTCGACCAACTGGAACTACGGGGCCAACGAGCGGTTCGGCTCAGCCCACCAGACCGGCATGAACGTGGTGTTCGCCGACGGCTCGGTCAAGCACCTCCGGTACAACATGGACGTGGGCGCGTACCGGGCGATCGGCACCCGCAACGGCAGTGAGGTAGTACCGGGCGATCTGTGACCCGCCGCCCCGGTCGGGCGGGTCACAGGCACCCGCCCGCGTTCCTCTCTCACCGCCAAGGAATTAACATGCTTCGCCTCAGTCTTTGCTTGTTTCTCGCCGGCACCGTACTCACTTCAGCCGGGTGCAGTTCGTCGGCCCCGCGGCAGTACGACGACCAGACGGTTGCCGCGTCCGATATGTTCCGCAAGATCTCGACCGCGTACATGCAGGCGTACCGAACGAAGAAGAAGCCCCCTACCCCCGACGATCTGAAGCCGTTCCTGAAGGAGCACGGCGAGTCGATCGCGTCGCTCGTATCCCCTCGGGATCAGAAACCAATCGTACTCGTCCCGTTTGTACCGGACAACCGGTTGGGCGAGGGCGAAGAACCGATCCTGGCATACGAAGCCGAGGGCGTAAACGGGGAACGCATGCTCGTGGACAGTCGCGGTTTGGTCCGCGTTGAGAAAGCCGAGGACTTTGCCCGCATCAAGTTCCCCGGCGGTCACAAGCCGAAATAACGCCCGCGGCTGCGAAAAGACGGGCGCGGATCTAGCCGTAGTTCTTGCGCCCCTTGTTGAAGTTCGGCGGCCCGTCCTTCTTCCGTGGTTGACCGTGGCGGTCGAGTATCGGTGGGTGCCTACTTCCCGACGCGCTGTGGAGAACGGAGTTGCTCCAACACAGCGGGTTCGAGCCGGGTCTTGCCGAGGTTCGTGGCGTTGCGGTTGAGTGCGTCTGAAACGGCGTGGCTCAGGTCCGGGTAGCGGAGGAGCGTGCCGCTCACGCTGAACGTCGGGCGCTCGAATTTCGGCATGCCGGGACCACCGAACTTCGGTTGGTCCTGCGCCACATCCAAAAACAGCTTGTTCGACGGTTCCGGCTTGTTCTCGTGAGCCAGCACCACCGCCAGTCCCAAACGCCCCGCGACACCGGCCGTGCGCGCGGCGACCAGGTCGCGCCATTCCCTCTCGCGCCCGCGGAGGCGCTCGAACCGCTCGTTGGCTTCCGGTAAGCGCCGTTCCTTCACGTAGAGCAGCCCGAGTTCGACGGACGCCTTAATCGCATCGTCCGGCTTCGTGCCCTCGGTGTTAAGAACCACGAGCAACTCGCGCTCGCGCGTCGTGTTGAGCCGATCCGGGGAGCGCACGTCCGGCAGCCCCGGACCGCTATTATTCACGCTCGGAGGTGCGTGCGCAGCGTCGGCGGACGGATTCGTGCCGGCGTACAAAAACACGCCGCCGATCGCGGCGAGAGCGCACGCGGCCCCGATCAGGAGCCACTGCCCCCACCGAGTGCGGTGCCCAGAAGGAGACACGGGAGTTTGCGCGAGCAAAGACGACGAGTCACCCGCCGTGCTCAGAGCACGCACCTTCCCAGTGTTTTGAGAAAGGGAGAATTGCGCGGTGCCCGTCGTTAAACTGTCGCGCACCTTCATCAGATCGCGGAGCACGTCGCGCGCGGACTGGTAGCGCTCCTCCGGCTTCTTCGCCATCATCTTGTGGACCATGCCGCACAGATCCGCGGGTAGGTCGGGGCGCAAGTCCGCAAGACGCCGGGGCTGCTCCTGAACGTGTTTCAGCGATACATCGAACGCGGACGTACCCCGAAACGGCGGCTCCCCCGCGAGCAAGTGAAAGCACGTGACGCCGAAGGAATAGATGTCGCTGCGGTGATCGACCGCATGCCCCTGCACCTGTTCCGGGGACATGTACAGGGGCGTACCGAGCGTGACGCCGCTCTGCGTGATGTTCGTGGCCGGCGTTTCCCCCGCGAA
This region of Gemmata massiliana genomic DNA includes:
- a CDS encoding serine/threonine-protein kinase, translated to MPDTQPQTAPQQPDLTGRTLGDFHILRRIGAGGMGQVYLARQTSLKREVALKLLRDELNANLTALARFQAEAQAVAKLNHPNIVHIHQIGESDGVRYMVLEFVEGRNLRDYLARKGPPDLPIALSVVRQVTLALQKAHEQGIVHRDIKPENILVTRKVEVKVTDFGLSRFFAGETPATNITQSGVTLGTPLYMSPEQVQGHAVDHRSDIYSFGVTCFHLLAGEPPFRGTSAFDVSLKHVQEQPRRLADLRPDLPADLCGMVHKMMAKKPEERYQSARDVLRDLMKVRDSLTTGTAQFSLSQNTGKVRALSTAGDSSSLLAQTPVSPSGHRTRWGQWLLIGAACALAAIGGVFLYAGTNPSADAAHAPPSVNNSGPGLPDVRSPDRLNTTRERELLVVLNTEGTKPDDAIKASVELGLLYVKERRLPEANERFERLRGREREWRDLVAARTAGVAGRLGLAVVLAHENKPEPSNKLFLDVAQDQPKFGGPGMPKFERPTFSVSGTLLRYPDLSHAVSDALNRNATNLGKTRLEPAVLEQLRSPQRVGK
- a CDS encoding DUF1559 domain-containing protein; translated protein: MRLGTKTARGFTLIELLVVIAIIAILIGLLLPAVQKVREAAARMRCSNNLKQIGLAYHNHESTFGYFPTAGGRWWDPANGPIPAKSAVSPPALDLTTQLAGWQFQILPYIEQTNLWKLSPVSNSAADQTLGRNAAIDKVVVPTYSCASRGLQPYSSLNESGRMIFRADYVSSYGTSYEYDNPHNGMDVDNFEGRLSVTGVTDGTSNTLMVGEKYIPINRYQSDDWGSDPITRGHGWGVCRRTWDLPIPDNIGQRDTSTNWNYGANERFGSAHQTGMNVVFADGSVKHLRYNMDVGAYRAIGTRNGSEVVPGDL
- a CDS encoding SET domain-containing protein codes for the protein MQLASYRSPKTVVRQSRIVGRGLFATEPIVRDEIVCVKGGHLLDKTSLERLKAVVNDADMQIADDLFLAPTTAEEFESVMMFLNHSCEPNVGVQGQIAFVAMRDVAAGEELTLDYATIDHDAEPMPCRCGASTCRRLVTGRDWQLPALQRKYEGYFAWHLQRRMRIGQ